CTCTGAATGATGTTTTGTCTATGAGATAGTTGTGGTGGCTTGGTTTGTTGCATGCAACTGTACACACGTGGTGAAAAAGGTGACAGGAATGATGTACGGGCTTtgcataaagtaaaaaaaaactaaatggaaGCATTACTTCACTTTACGTTAGCGAATTATTTTTCATTCCAAGATTCATGTCGTATTTATTCTGCAAATAAAATTTGGAGCTATCCACAAAGAAAATTACCTGCAAGATTTTTTTGTTGACTTTTCTGCCCGCACGCAAAATGTCATTACGGCTCACGTTTTGCTGTAGAATAAATGTTAGTGTGTTTGGGTAACTTTATTCCAGAATGCTCACCAACCCCGCTGGATTCAATGTTGTTTCTTATGAGAGCAGTATAATTTTCGTCCGCGTAAATAATTAAGTACTTCACGCTGTAGTCATCTTTGAAGTCTCATTACACAAATATGAGCAAGTgaagtgcattaaaaaaaaactgactttcATATTTGCGTTTTTTGCTACGATTGTTcagatagtaaaaaaaaactttgtgcttATTGTGTTCGAGAATTCATGTATGGCACCTAAGAAACCTGCGTGGTGAGCCTTTACAGCTATAGCTGCCGGAGTTTCAAGAAATTGTCTTCGTAACGAACAAATCAGCTTACAATGAACAGACCCCACCCCCCCTCCCACCGCTTTAGAATCAACACTTCTTAGCACACTCGTTATTTTGCAGGACccatatacccccccccccccccccctgttcgaTAATGCCTCAATATAACTATTCGATTATTTGGTTCTTGAAGCGTTGGCAGAGCGCTGCCAGATTGCATAATTAGTTACTAGCTACAATGCTGATCTCTTGTATCATGATTACTCGTACGGAGGGTTCTGGAGGAGGAGCTCTCACCAAAGAGATAAAGTGCCTAAGGCGGTATTTTTATTCATGCTTGCACTGCGCAGATTCTCAAGACAAGGATCACTAACCGAGACTTGAAGGCTAACATAACCGACGGCTTCATCCACGGGTTCGACAATGGCGTCCACCGTTTGGGCAACTGCGAACAGCCTATTCTGCTCAACGGAAACACCACCGTCAACTGCGTGCTCAATATGACTGGAATTGGGGCAACACTCACTGCGACGGTGTGTATAATACTATTGAAAGTTTTCCTAGCATTTAAGATTCAGTAGAGCACTTGACCTTACAGCCTAGTAATGTATAGCAGTCGGGAAAAAGAGCGAGCAGGAAAAAGTGTGCTTAGAGAAGCGTTAATTCAGACTGTTAATGCATATAACAAAATGTGCATACAACAGAGAACTGTCTGACTGATAGAAAGAATGTTGTATGCTTGAGTGGCAAAAGTAACATGTTCGCATGACCACGATGTTTAAGGACACATTTGGTACCTTCGATTATAGGCAACTTCAGAGGCATCTGTGAGGAATGCTCTTACGACATGCTTGCCCCAATACAGTTCTATTGTAAACAAAATATATCACTTCGCCAATCAACTAGATGTAAATTTATAGTTTCTTTAACCTTAATTCACTAGGAATAACACATGTCATTTCTTCATGCATTTAAATACGTCAAAGAATCTATGAAATGTGGTCAACTTGGGGTATAACACTTCGGTACTCTGTCGGGCATTTAGTACCTTTTTATCAACCTACTGAACAAGGGAAACGTACATTTTGCTTCAGAACTGAAAGTGGGGTGAGTTCATGTGGGGGGACATAATTCTGTGGCAGCACCCGAGCTCTGTATTTGTCCTCTGACACCGCCAAAACATTATACTAGTCTATTTCTTGTCATTCTGTAGTTGTCTCTACAAGCAATAAGTGAAGTCCAGTTTGAACCACGTCACTCCACTGACATTTCGTGTACTTTTTGTTTCATCTGCTTTCTTTCCTTGCCGTTCTAGACCAAGGGAGACAGTTTGGTGGGCACGATCAAGACCATTTGGGTCAACGTTACGCTGAAGAAGGAGACCGTGCTTAGGGTAGCTGTTACCGCACAGCACCCGAAGCCAGCATCACTGATGACTTTCTTCATGGAACGGCTCAAACTGAAGACCAAGTACGACGAGTACCTGAGTCTGAATGACGATCGCGAAGATCAGTTCGAAGAGCTCATCGAGGAGAAGGTCAGAGACGTGCTCATTTCTGCAATCTACAACCAGTACAAGGCTGTGTTCGAGGTAGCTGTCCACATGGCAACGCCAGCATTCCCACGCGCCTGAATCAGAGGAGTCGTATGTTTTCATTCTGTTCCACACACTATATGCCGCAGCCATTACGGATTTTCTTGATCAAAGGTCCAAACTTATGAATACTACGGAGAAATAAATGTTGCACTATTGTTGCCACCACCAATGCTTCTTACAAATTAAAGCGTCGATGTTAAAATCTGGATAGGTTTCCGAATAGCCTCAATAATACTCATGTGCTGCTTATATTCTGGCTATAATTTCACTGTCGAATGCCCGCGTATTGCCTTCGCAAGGCCAATAAGGGAGGAATATTCGT
Above is a window of Rhipicephalus microplus isolate Deutch F79 chromosome 1, USDA_Rmic, whole genome shotgun sequence DNA encoding:
- the LOC119159677 gene encoding salivary anticoagulant protein P23, with the translated sequence MRQYCVFVLAVLASASASTVQDSNNYMDLVLEQHMPHLVMGNHDLYPGARIPDFSFKILKTRITNRDLKANITDGFIHGFDNGVHRLGNCEQPILLNGNTTVNCVLNMTGIGATLTATTKGDSLVGTIKTIWVNVTLKKETVLRVAVTAQHPKPASLMTFFMERLKLKTKYDEYLSLNDDREDQFEELIEEKVRDVLISAIYNQYKAVFEVAVHMATPAFPRA